Below is a genomic region from Rhodothermales bacterium.
ATATGGGACCGCTGGGCGTCGTTCGAGGCGCGCGCCAGGAGGAGGCGGGACTCCAAGGCCCCCGGCGGAGCCACCACCACCCAGCGCTTGTCCTGCTCGGGTTGGTAGGTGTCCTCGATGAGCTCGAAGCCGAGCGCGCCGACATAAAAGGCGATCGCTTCATCGTAGTCGCGAACGACAAGCGAGACCAGCGCAAGGTGTTGAGGCATGGCGATGTTTGATGCCGGTTTCTACCGCGGATGTCGTGGTATTCGGCAAAACAAGCGTCTATGGCAGGCCGTATGGCGGAAAGAGGTTACCGAACTAAGCGCCTATCCGACGGCCAGAGGGGTTGGCTTTATTGATTTGGAGCCGGCTTTGTCCGCCCTCACTGCCGCACATAGCGCAGGTGCGTGGCGGCCGGTCCGTCGAGCACCCTGTCAATACGAAACGGCGTCCCGGGCGCGTGTATGTTCTCGAAGAGACGCCGCCCGCCGCCGAACAACACGGGCGCCAGGGCGATTTCCAACTCATCAACGGCGCCGAGGCTCAGATACTGCTGGATCACATCCGCGCCACCCGCGATACGAATATCACGACGGCCTGCCGCTTCCCGGGCCCGTTCCAGGGCACGCTCCGGCCCGTCATTGATAAAGTAAAAGGTCGTCCCGCCGGGGCGCGCCCAGGGTTCGCGTTTCTCGTTAGTAAGAACGAATACCGGTGTGTGAAACGGCGCCTCCTCTGGCCAGGCGCGCTCGCCCTGGTCGAACATGCGCTTGCCCATGATGTTGGCGCCGATACGCTCCGTGGTGTGGCGAACCAGGTCATTGACCGGGCCGGTTTCTCCCCCGGGCCCGAGTTTGAGGTTATCGCGGAAGTACTGCTGATTGAGGATCCAGGCCATCAGCGCGCCCCACTTGGCGCCCCAGTTTTTGTACCCTGGATTTTCCATGGTCATTCCTTCCGGCGCCAGGTAGCCGTCGAGGCTGAGTCCGATGTTGACGAAGATTTTGCTCATGGTTCTTTGATAGGTTCGGATGTTGGCCCGACATGCTGTTGCCCACCCGTACCGGGCTATACCGATGGAGGAGGCAAGAAGACGCTCACGGCGGTACAACGCATGCCTTCGAGCCCTGCGTCGATGAAGGGGGGCGGGTTAACCCGCCGCGGCTGGTGTAGCCGCATCGAACTGCGATTCGTCGAGGTAGCAACTCACCGTGAAATCAAGGTCCAACTCTGCGAGTTTCCTCAATTCGGATGTGGAGTAGGCTAGGTTGCATTGGCCATCGAAGGCGTAAGAAGCATGAATGTAGAGCCTGTCAGTACCGATACGACGGAACGTACCGACGTATTTCAATGCGGCATCGAGAAGCCACTCCAGTTTCTCTTTCTCCGCCACGGCCTCGGGCACCGCCAATGAGGCAGCACCATACGGCGACGGCTGGCCCTTGTAGCGACCGCGCTTCACGATCTCGCCAGGCTCCACCTTGTGAATCATTGAGAGCCCAGTGAGACGTTCAGCTTCCGAAGGCGGAAACATATCGCCTTGAAGCTCGAGAGTCG
It encodes:
- a CDS encoding VOC family protein; the encoded protein is MPQHLALVSLVVRDYDEAIAFYVGALGFELIEDTYQPEQDKRWVVVAPPGALESRLLLARASNDAQRSHIGNQTGGRVFLFLHTDDFERDYLAYKGKGVRFVREPSVEAYGTVAVFEDLYGNRWDLVQPAGPL
- a CDS encoding dihydrofolate reductase family protein, with product MSKIFVNIGLSLDGYLAPEGMTMENPGYKNWGAKWGALMAWILNQQYFRDNLKLGPGGETGPVNDLVRHTTERIGANIMGKRMFDQGERAWPEEAPFHTPVFVLTNEKREPWARPGGTTFYFINDGPERALERAREAAGRRDIRIAGGADVIQQYLSLGAVDELEIALAPVLFGGGRRLFENIHAPGTPFRIDRVLDGPAATHLRYVRQ